A portion of the Deltaproteobacteria bacterium HGW-Deltaproteobacteria-18 genome contains these proteins:
- a CDS encoding ABC transporter substrate-binding protein — translation MRTCFTHLNPCFNFRWSGKMGVFISFSMTILFTFLMICSGFCQDRAQTIVWGRGGDSISLDPALAQDGESLKVTMHIFETLVRFRIGTFEIEPWLAQAWTTSENGTAWTFTLRDGLKFSDGSPCDAAAVVFSFMRQIDRNHPYYTEGIWAQSTFAGVKTVEALDRLTVRITLEKPYAPFLSNLAMIAAAPIVCPNAVKRYGSEFGKNPVGSGPLAFVEWVPGERIALQRNPHYWGPAPEFDTLIFRSIINNRNRLSALKAGVLHGMDGVDYEIQRQIMRDESLRLTTGLPMNVGYLAMNTQRPPFDNVLVRRAVNHAINKQSLVKLFYQDIAVIAKGPLPPGMLGYDPDQPEYGFDPQQARELMRQAGYAEGVTARLWTPPVPRPAIPEPMKIAMSIQSSLAAIGIRLEIVSPATWREYLDQVNNGEHDACLLSWMGDNGDPDNFLYTLLDMDNAVKPKALNRAFFKDQEVHALLIQAQQELDPKNRDALYKKALLRIHDQAPWVPLAHAQTLMAMRSNLFGCEMTAFNLPYLANASRSR, via the coding sequence ATGCGTACATGTTTTACCCATCTCAACCCCTGTTTCAATTTCAGATGGAGCGGAAAAATGGGCGTCTTCATTTCCTTTTCAATGACAATCCTGTTCACATTTCTGATGATCTGCAGCGGCTTCTGCCAGGATCGCGCGCAAACCATCGTCTGGGGCAGAGGCGGCGATTCCATCTCCCTGGATCCGGCCCTGGCCCAGGACGGCGAGTCCCTGAAGGTCACGATGCACATCTTCGAGACGCTGGTCCGCTTCAGGATAGGCACCTTTGAAATCGAGCCTTGGCTGGCCCAGGCATGGACGACGTCGGAAAACGGCACGGCCTGGACCTTCACCCTGCGTGACGGCCTGAAATTCTCCGACGGCTCGCCCTGTGACGCAGCAGCCGTGGTCTTCTCCTTCATGCGCCAGATCGACAGAAACCACCCTTACTACACCGAAGGAATCTGGGCCCAGTCAACCTTCGCCGGCGTCAAGACAGTTGAGGCCCTGGATCGGCTGACGGTGCGCATCACCCTGGAAAAGCCCTACGCCCCCTTTCTGTCGAACCTGGCCATGATCGCCGCCGCCCCCATCGTCTGTCCCAACGCCGTCAAGCGCTACGGCAGTGAATTCGGAAAAAATCCCGTCGGAAGCGGTCCTCTGGCTTTCGTTGAATGGGTCCCCGGCGAGAGGATCGCGCTGCAACGCAATCCGCACTACTGGGGCCCCGCCCCGGAGTTCGACACCCTCATCTTTCGTTCCATCATCAACAACCGCAATCGCCTGAGCGCCCTCAAGGCCGGGGTGCTGCACGGCATGGACGGCGTGGATTATGAAATCCAGCGTCAGATCATGCGTGACGAGTCCCTGCGGTTGACCACGGGCCTGCCCATGAACGTGGGCTACCTGGCCATGAACACCCAGCGGCCACCCTTCGATAACGTACTGGTAAGGCGGGCCGTGAACCACGCCATCAACAAGCAAAGCCTCGTCAAGCTCTTCTACCAGGACATAGCGGTCATCGCCAAAGGCCCCCTGCCGCCGGGCATGCTCGGCTACGACCCCGATCAACCGGAGTATGGGTTTGATCCGCAGCAGGCCAGGGAACTCATGAGACAGGCAGGGTACGCAGAAGGCGTGACGGCCCGCCTGTGGACACCGCCGGTGCCCCGTCCAGCCATCCCCGAACCCATGAAGATCGCCATGTCCATCCAGTCGTCCCTGGCCGCCATCGGCATCCGTCTCGAGATCGTGTCGCCGGCCACCTGGCGGGAATATCTCGACCAGGTCAACAACGGCGAACATGACGCCTGCCTTCTGAGCTGGATGGGAGACAACGGGGATCCGGACAACTTCCTCTACACCCTCCTGGACATGGACAACGCGGTGAAACCCAAGGCCCTGAACAGGGCGTTTTTCAAGGACCAGGAGGTTCATGCCCTCCTTATCCAGGCTCAACAGGAACTGGATCCCAAAAACCGGGACGCCCTGTACAAGAAGGCTCTCCTGCGCATCCACGATCAGGCTCCATGGGTTCCCCTGGCTCACGCGCAAACGCTGATGGCCATGCGCAGCAACCTTTTCGGCTGCGAAATGACGGCCTTCAACCTCCCATATCTCGCCAACGCTTCACGGAGTCGGTAG
- a CDS encoding DNA-binding response regulator: MKKRILLIEDDDLLRMGLRSIIQTRKEYSVEADTASGKEALRLFELHRPDLAILDLVLPDISGIEVLERMKQILPETPVVVLTSHDENELLFNALETGANCYVLKGAGPEELFLGIHYALMDEMFISPMLAKTIVEAYRFVNRQRKSLPPLDDLTPREKEVVRLIIDGKKSKEIADTLFISVKTVNKHRSNILEKLGMSNLAELRLRKIYVLDNILGGNEC, from the coding sequence ATGAAAAAAAGGATTCTGCTGATTGAGGACGATGACCTGCTTCGCATGGGCCTAAGGTCCATAATTCAGACCCGCAAGGAATACAGCGTCGAAGCCGACACGGCCAGCGGCAAGGAAGCGCTCCGCCTCTTTGAACTTCACCGCCCTGATCTGGCGATCCTTGACCTGGTCCTGCCCGACATATCAGGTATAGAGGTACTGGAGCGCATGAAGCAGATTTTGCCGGAAACGCCCGTGGTAGTGCTCACATCCCATGACGAGAACGAACTCCTCTTCAATGCTCTGGAGACGGGTGCCAATTGTTACGTCCTGAAAGGCGCCGGCCCCGAAGAACTCTTCCTTGGCATCCACTATGCCCTGATGGACGAAATGTTCATAAGCCCGATGCTGGCCAAGACCATCGTGGAGGCCTATCGGTTCGTCAACCGCCAACGAAAATCCCTGCCGCCTTTGGACGATCTTACACCCAGAGAAAAGGAAGTCGTGCGCCTCATCATTGATGGCAAAAAAAGCAAGGAAATTGCGGACACCCTTTTCATAAGTGTAAAAACCGTCAACAAGCACCGCTCGAACATTCTGGAAAAGCTGGGAATGAGCAACCTGGCTGAATTGCGCCTCAGAAAAATATACGTCCTGGACAACATTCTCGGCGGAAACGAATGCTGA
- a CDS encoding chemotaxis protein CheB, which translates to MIKKSKSKNNDSPALNPESTPPTFFIVGVGASAGGLEALEHFLRHVPEKSGLVFVIVQHLDPTHKGLLPELLQRVTTMTVHQVKDRMPVEADCVYVIPPNHDMSILHGVLHLFNPAAPRGLRLPIDFFFRSLAEDQRERSIGVILSGMGSDGTLGLRAIKEKAGLALVQDPVSAKFDSMPRNAINAGLADLVAPVEELPAKLLDLIRHSRIVGSGITPLKDKTQSGLEKIILLLRTKTGHDFSLYKKNTLYRRIERRMSIHQIDRIMTYVRFLQENSQEADLLFRELLIGVTSFFRDPAAWENLQATALPPLLKSCPENGTLRAWSIGCSTGEEAYSLAIAFKETVAELAPESGLKLRIFATDLDKDAIDKARQGLYPQGIAADISPERLDRYFVQDGNGFRIGKEIREMITFATQNVIMDSPFTKLDIIICRNLLIYLTPELQQRILSLFHYSLAPDGILFLGSSEAIGGSTDLFISIDSKSRLFRRRGETLTPSTIAFPSSFIPALPGVRQETTMLKPTVNIQSLADQVLLQRFSPPAVLVNNKGDILYISGRTGKYLEPAAGKVNWNIHAMAREGLRFDLGSAFMQALRQKEAVVIKGLKVTEGDAVQSVDLTVQEIQDPEPLRGMVMIIFTDVPTPPKQKAIRRSKAGAAGSARALELEQELQRCREELRTTREEMQASQEELKSFNEEMQSTNEELQSANEELTTSREEMQSLNEELQTVNAEQQSKMDELARVNDDMRNLLNSTEIVTIFLDNDLHVRRFTPGANKIFKLIPGDVGRPLSDLASDLVYPEMSDQAHEVLRTLVFSEKQVSTTDGRWYAVRIMPYRTMNDVIAGLVMTFTNITATKELEGVLREENDQLRLRLGKGGSS; encoded by the coding sequence ATGATCAAGAAATCAAAATCCAAGAATAACGATTCTCCTGCCTTGAACCCTGAATCCACGCCGCCGACTTTCTTCATTGTCGGCGTTGGAGCTTCCGCAGGAGGACTTGAGGCACTGGAGCACTTTTTGCGGCATGTGCCAGAGAAAAGCGGACTGGTTTTTGTCATCGTCCAGCACCTCGACCCCACTCACAAGGGGCTCCTGCCGGAACTGCTCCAGCGCGTCACCACGATGACGGTACATCAGGTCAAGGACAGGATGCCGGTCGAAGCGGACTGCGTGTACGTGATCCCGCCCAACCATGACATGTCCATCCTGCATGGCGTACTGCATCTGTTCAACCCGGCCGCCCCGCGCGGTCTGCGCCTGCCCATTGATTTCTTCTTCCGGTCACTGGCCGAGGACCAGCGGGAGCGCAGCATCGGCGTCATCCTCTCCGGAATGGGCTCCGACGGTACGTTGGGACTGCGAGCCATCAAGGAAAAGGCGGGACTGGCCCTGGTTCAGGACCCCGTCTCGGCCAAGTTCGACAGCATGCCCAGAAACGCCATCAACGCAGGACTGGCCGATCTGGTGGCCCCGGTGGAAGAATTGCCCGCAAAGCTCCTCGACCTCATTCGACATTCCCGGATTGTCGGTTCAGGCATCACCCCGCTTAAGGACAAGACGCAAAGCGGCCTTGAAAAAATCATCCTCCTGCTGCGCACCAAGACCGGCCATGATTTTTCCCTTTACAAAAAGAACACCCTATATCGCCGCATCGAACGGCGCATGAGCATTCACCAGATCGACAGGATCATGACCTATGTCCGTTTTCTTCAGGAAAACTCCCAGGAAGCGGACCTCCTCTTCCGGGAACTCCTGATCGGGGTGACCAGCTTTTTCCGCGATCCTGCGGCCTGGGAGAATCTGCAGGCAACTGCCCTCCCGCCGCTTTTGAAATCGTGTCCGGAGAACGGCACCCTGCGGGCATGGTCAATTGGCTGCTCCACGGGGGAAGAAGCCTATTCACTGGCCATTGCCTTCAAAGAGACAGTTGCCGAACTGGCGCCGGAGTCGGGCCTCAAGCTGCGCATCTTTGCCACCGACCTGGACAAGGACGCCATCGACAAGGCCCGTCAAGGCCTCTATCCGCAGGGAATCGCCGCAGATATTTCACCCGAACGACTGGACCGCTACTTCGTACAGGACGGGAACGGCTTCCGGATCGGCAAGGAGATCCGGGAAATGATCACCTTCGCCACGCAGAATGTCATCATGGACTCGCCGTTCACCAAGCTCGACATCATCATTTGCCGCAACCTGCTGATCTATCTCACGCCCGAACTTCAGCAACGGATTCTCTCGCTCTTCCATTACAGTCTGGCCCCGGATGGAATCCTCTTTCTGGGTAGTTCGGAGGCGATAGGCGGGAGCACCGACCTCTTCATCTCCATAGACAGCAAATCAAGGCTGTTCCGGCGTCGCGGAGAAACCCTTACCCCCTCGACGATCGCATTTCCGTCGTCGTTCATTCCGGCACTGCCGGGTGTCAGGCAGGAGACCACAATGCTCAAACCGACGGTCAACATCCAGTCCCTGGCGGACCAAGTGCTGTTGCAGCGCTTTTCACCGCCCGCCGTGCTGGTCAACAACAAGGGGGATATCCTCTACATCAGCGGCAGGACGGGAAAATACCTTGAACCGGCGGCAGGCAAGGTCAACTGGAACATCCACGCCATGGCTCGCGAGGGATTGCGTTTTGACCTGGGAAGCGCCTTTATGCAGGCCCTTCGGCAAAAGGAGGCCGTCGTCATCAAGGGGCTCAAGGTCACGGAAGGCGACGCGGTTCAGTCTGTGGACCTCACCGTGCAGGAAATCCAGGATCCCGAGCCGCTGCGAGGCATGGTCATGATCATCTTCACCGATGTGCCGACACCTCCGAAACAAAAGGCGATCCGCCGTTCAAAGGCCGGAGCTGCAGGCAGCGCCAGAGCCCTGGAACTGGAGCAGGAGCTGCAACGTTGCCGCGAGGAACTGCGGACAACCAGAGAAGAGATGCAGGCCTCGCAGGAAGAGCTCAAATCCTTCAACGAAGAGATGCAGTCCACCAACGAAGAGCTTCAGTCCGCCAACGAGGAATTGACCACCTCTCGCGAGGAGATGCAATCACTCAACGAGGAACTGCAGACGGTGAACGCCGAGCAGCAATCCAAGATGGACGAGCTCGCGCGGGTCAATGACGACATGCGCAACCTGCTCAACAGCACGGAGATCGTCACGATTTTCCTCGACAACGACCTGCACGTTCGACGCTTCACTCCCGGCGCAAACAAGATTTTCAAGCTCATCCCCGGTGATGTGGGACGGCCCCTTTCCGACCTCGCCAGCGACCTTGTCTACCCGGAAATGTCCGACCAGGCCCACGAAGTACTCAGGACGCTGGTGTTTTCGGAAAAACAGGTTTCCACAACCGACGGCCGCTGGTATGCGGTACGCATCATGCCTTACAGGACCATGAATGATGTCATCGCAGGCCTGGTCATGACCTTTACGAACATCACTGCGACCAAGGAACTCGAAGGAGTACTGCGCGAGGAAAATGACCAGCTGAGGCTTCGACTTGGCAAAGGAGGATCATCATGA
- a CDS encoding Fis family transcriptional regulator, translated as MNTTKNKKKADPAQARQAVEPARAENTGTRPLLPETEMKRLVQELEVHQLELEMQNEELRQAQDALEKSNNAFAELYDFAPAGYFSFDRQGLVRSVNLPGANLLGIERQRLLGKPMSLWIADPDGRELFSKHCADVLRREGDDICEIWLQRSDGIMFLARLRSIAKDPVEGTHGDIRSMIVDVTEQIQLRTALQNAHNQLEQKVEERTRELLLANERLVQEIAVRKDTEESLRLAFMEIKELKDRLLAENIYLQHEVARKFNFGEIIGQSGAISQVFDKIEQIAPQNTTVLLQGETGCGKGIVARAIHARSLRKDRPMVTINCTALPANLIESELFGREKGAFTGASARQMGRFELADGGTIFLDEIGEMPMDLQCKLLRVIQDGEFERLGSPRTIKVDVRIIAASNRNLEEEIKNGSFREDLYYRLNVFPITIPPLRARKKDIRLLVDFFVAKFNKKIGRKIETIPKEALEALENYDWPGNVRELESVIERATIISPGPSLRILDHFNAPLKPSEPAGSDVKALAELEHDHILQVLRKTNWRVEGKNGAAAILDINPSTLRARMRKLGIQRNNT; from the coding sequence ATGAACACAACCAAAAACAAAAAAAAAGCCGATCCGGCGCAGGCACGGCAGGCGGTTGAACCGGCACGCGCCGAGAACACCGGCACTCGTCCCCTTCTGCCAGAAACCGAGATGAAGCGGCTGGTGCAGGAACTTGAGGTTCATCAGCTCGAACTGGAGATGCAAAATGAAGAGCTGCGCCAGGCTCAGGACGCGCTCGAGAAATCAAACAATGCCTTTGCCGAGCTTTATGACTTCGCCCCTGCGGGCTATTTTTCCTTTGACCGTCAGGGCCTGGTACGCAGCGTCAACCTTCCGGGCGCGAACTTGCTTGGCATCGAACGGCAGCGCCTGCTGGGCAAACCCATGAGCCTGTGGATCGCCGACCCGGATGGCCGGGAGCTGTTTTCAAAACACTGCGCGGATGTCTTGCGCAGAGAGGGAGACGATATCTGCGAAATCTGGCTGCAGCGATCGGACGGAATAATGTTTCTTGCCCGCCTGCGAAGCATTGCCAAGGATCCGGTGGAAGGAACACACGGTGACATCCGGTCCATGATCGTTGACGTGACCGAACAGATCCAACTCAGGACAGCGCTGCAAAATGCTCATAACCAGCTTGAACAGAAGGTCGAGGAGCGAACACGTGAATTACTCCTGGCCAATGAGCGTCTTGTGCAGGAAATAGCGGTGCGCAAGGACACGGAAGAATCCCTGCGCCTGGCGTTCATGGAAATCAAGGAACTCAAGGACCGCCTCCTGGCCGAGAACATCTATCTGCAGCACGAGGTTGCCCGGAAGTTCAACTTTGGCGAGATCATCGGCCAGAGCGGCGCCATCTCGCAAGTCTTCGACAAGATCGAACAGATCGCTCCCCAGAATACGACCGTGCTCCTCCAAGGCGAGACGGGATGCGGCAAGGGAATCGTGGCGAGGGCCATCCATGCCCGGAGTCTGCGCAAGGATCGGCCGATGGTCACCATCAACTGCACGGCGTTGCCGGCAAACCTCATTGAAAGCGAACTCTTCGGGCGTGAAAAGGGTGCCTTCACCGGAGCAAGCGCCAGGCAGATGGGACGCTTCGAACTGGCCGACGGAGGCACTATCTTTCTTGATGAAATCGGCGAGATGCCGATGGATCTGCAATGCAAGCTCCTGCGGGTGATCCAGGACGGCGAATTCGAGCGTTTGGGAAGTCCGCGCACCATCAAGGTCGATGTGCGGATCATCGCGGCCAGCAACCGCAATCTGGAAGAGGAAATCAAGAATGGCAGTTTCAGGGAGGATCTCTACTACCGGCTCAACGTCTTCCCCATCACAATCCCGCCGCTCAGGGCTCGCAAGAAAGACATCCGCCTGCTCGTCGATTTTTTCGTCGCCAAATTCAACAAAAAGATCGGCAGGAAGATCGAAACCATTCCAAAGGAAGCCCTCGAAGCGTTGGAAAATTACGACTGGCCCGGCAACGTGCGGGAACTGGAGAGCGTGATCGAAAGGGCGACCATTATCAGTCCGGGTCCTTCATTGCGGATTCTGGATCATTTCAATGCGCCACTCAAGCCAAGCGAGCCTGCCGGTTCTGACGTAAAGGCCCTGGCGGAACTCGAGCACGACCACATCCTCCAGGTGCTCCGGAAAACGAACTGGCGCGTTGAAGGAAAAAATGGCGCGGCGGCCATCCTCGACATCAACCCAAGCACGCTTCGTGCGCGCATGCGAAAGCTCGGAATTCAGCGCAACAACACGTAA
- a CDS encoding cell envelope biogenesis protein OmpA, with translation MQKILLSLMILLLLSASACTNMSRTQQGALSGGAIGAGAGLGISALTGGSLGAGALIGGALGGVAGGIYGNQK, from the coding sequence ATGCAAAAAATACTTCTCTCCCTCATGATACTGTTACTTTTGAGCGCTTCCGCCTGCACAAACATGTCCCGCACGCAGCAGGGCGCATTGTCGGGCGGTGCCATCGGAGCCGGAGCGGGCCTTGGAATCAGCGCCCTGACTGGAGGCTCCCTGGGTGCCGGCGCCCTGATTGGAGGCGCGCTGGGCGGAGTCGCGGGCGGCATTTACGGCAATCAGAAATAA
- a CDS encoding DUF3309 domain-containing protein, translating into MMGLILIIILVLIFLGALPTWPHSRSWGYYPSGGFGLILLIVLILMLMGRI; encoded by the coding sequence ATCATGGGACTCATACTCATCATCATTCTTGTTCTCATATTCCTTGGAGCCTTGCCGACATGGCCCCACAGCAGGAGCTGGGGATATTACCCCAGCGGCGGGTTTGGGCTGATCCTTCTGATCGTGCTCATCCTGATGCTGATGGGAAGAATCTGA